ACGAGAAGGCTTGAGAAGAGGAGTATTTCAGCTAGCACCCGCATGTAGACAAGGACGAGTGTAACCCACGCCAAAGCGCCGTATATGAGCACTCGGCTGCCCGCAAACTGGATAAACGCAGAGCCCACCACGCCGATGAGCTGCCATACTACCGAGGAAATGAAGGCAATGAGAAGTGTAGGCCAGAACCTGAGCCTGCGTCTGGCAAAAAGGTAGAAGAGTCCGAGGAGAACGAGCGTAAAAAAGAATCCGCCGATAGCCTTGCCTCCCCAGTAGACGAGCGCGGGCGAGAGCTTGAATGAATGCCTGAAGTACGATGCGATGGTTGAGAATGAAACCGCGACGAAGAATAGCAGAACGCCTGAAACCATAAGGGCAAGGGAGATCAGTCTGCCGGTATGAAACTTGCGGCGCGGAGCCGAAAGCATAGTGGCAAAAGCACGTTCGAGCGAGTCGAAGAGCGCGATGGAGACCGTAAGCAAAAGGATGATACCTGCAAT
This sequence is a window from bacterium. Protein-coding genes within it:
- a CDS encoding YihY/virulence factor BrkB family protein, which produces MRSRRAKSGIFSKLGREFGDIMNKYNRRNGPLLAKGLGFSFLFGLLPLLFLAVSVAAYSYRFRPNVQSFIAENFLDFLPPDAQGFFFSHLTKAAGNWGAIGIAGIILLLTVSIALFDSLERAFATMLSAPRRKFHTGRLISLALMVSGVLLFFVAVSFSTIASYFRHSFKLSPALVYWGGKAIGGFFFTLVLLGLFYLFARRRLRFWPTLLIAFISSVVWQLIGVVGSAFIQFAGSRVLIYGALAWVTLVLVYMRVLAEILLFSSLLVSRATPPEEEA